Within Gilvibacter sp. SZ-19, the genomic segment GGCATTTTATAGGTTCTAATTTAGCATCAGTTAAATCAGACTAGTAGAACAGACTTGATTTGAAATGCGCCAAAATTGTAAAGACCCAATGATCCGGACTAGGTTGAAAGCGATCCGAAGCGACTTCTTCAAAAACACACTAAGCCAGTTTGATTTATAAACAAAAACTACAAAAATTGAAACTCATGAAAAAGATTGCCACATTCGTACTAGCCGGGATGTTCATCTCTGCCTGTGCACAGAACAAACAAAACAATGACACTGCCGAGGTTGCCTCCGCAGAAGTAGAAACCGTAACCGACGCTAAAGTTGCCGATACTCCTCCAACTATAGTAGGAGTAGCCGCAGGAAACGATGCTTTTAGCACTTTGGTAGCTGCCGTAAAAGCTGCTGGATTGGTAGAGACTTTAAGTGGAGAAGGTCCATTCACTGTTTTTGCTCCAACCAACGATGCTTTCGGAAAACTACCTGCAGGAACTGTAGAAGGTCTACTTAAGCCAGAAGCTAAAGGAACCCTAACTGCAGTGTTGACCTACCACGTAGTAGCCGGAAAATTCGAAGCTGCTGCAGTAGTAGATGCGATTAAGAAGAACAATGGAAAGTTCGAGGTTAAAACCGTTCAGGGGGGAACCATCACACTTTCTCTAGAAGGAGGAAACGTAGTACTTACAGACGCTACTGGCGCCAAGTCTACTGTGATCATCCCAGACGTAGCTGCATCCAATGGAGTGATCCACGCCATTGATTCAGTTGTAATGCCTCAATAATTTTAGGTGGTCAAAAAATAAAATTGCTATGAATCAAGGCTGTCCGAAAGGGCAGCCTTTTCTTTTGCTATTTTTTGGCAATTAGCTGCTGGTGTATCTGACGCCCTAAGGCAGCCAAAAAAGGAACTCCAACTTCATCGTACTGGTAGTTGTCGTCGTTAAAGATCCCATTTTCATTGACATGAACCGTAGCTGTGAGTATAAAGGAGATCTCATTGGTGGTATCCATAATGTAAGCGCAGTCTGTCAGATATCCATAGGCATAGCCAACTTTGTTCAAGATGGTGATGTCATCTGGCATGGGCGCTTTACTGTCGCCATAAAGAAAGAATTTGACGTAGGAGTCATAGTACTCCTGGGAAGTAAAACCGGCCTCTTTGGGCAGCAATTGCATACTCTCCAGTAAGAACTGATGCAGCTCCGGGCTCAAGTCGAACTGCTGCTCACTGCTGTAATATTCTGGAAAAACCACTCTTCGCATGGTATTGTGCATGCTGCGGATGGGGTAGAAGTTCTTGTAAGCAAAATCCATTGGCGCTTTAATAAGACTGTCGTTTTTAAAATATCCCACGCCTTTTAATGTCTTTTCCAACTCCAAGGCTTCAAGCGCCTGCATTTGGTAACCTTCGCCAATAAAGATCTCATTTGCTTCGGAGCCTTTAAAGGTCAGACCTTTGAGCATGATGTCGTCTGCATTGGCAGTAGAAAGTCTGTGTGCTAGTCTGAATTTATCTATCCCGAGCTCTTGCATTCGCTGATTGACAAAATCCTTGCCTAAATATTCATACAAACGATTGTAGGCCTCGTTACTGCTTACAGCAAATATATCGCGGATGTCTTTTCTAAATGTGGAGCTGATAGAGTCTCCATTGACGTTAATGGTAGCGTCCAGATCTATAAAACCGTTGTCATCTAATTGTTCCAAAGTGATCACTGCCATAGGGAATTTCACCGTGCTGGCAGGGTAGAAGTAGACCGAATCGTTCACTTGAAACTCGTACTCATCGAACTGCAGGAAATCTGCGGAGGTGTTTACAACGCTCAAAGCAATTTGAACTTCGTGAGCCTCAAGATTATTCATTACTCTCCTTATAGCCGGATCGTTAGAATCCAATGCTGCCTGTAAGGGATCGACGAGTTCATCTTGGCAAGAGAAAAGTGGAAGCAAAAGAAGAAAACAGTAAGCAATATGCGCTCTCATAGGCACTTAGTTTGCCTAAAGATAGCAATTCGCCCTTAGTTTCTGTTGAGCACCTTATACTGCTCGTAGCATTCAGAAATTGCGTCCAAGATCTGCAGATCGTTAGCGGTTCTTATAAACTGATCAGAATAGTTGCAATTGTTCAAGATCATGTCCAGATCGTTGCGTTCCAATTGCAAGACCGCCATAAGGGTTTCTCTATCGAATTTGCTCTGCAATAGGTTTCTGATGTTGTCATCGGCCTTCATTTGCCGCAATTTCCGCATCTGTTTGGGGCGTTTACCAAAGACGTTATAGAGAAAATCTGCCGGATTGAATATGGCGCTGAGCACCTTACCCACAGCTCCTGGTTGCTGAGAACCCCCTTCGTAACCGCGATCTAGTCCTGCAATGGCGTAGCGGTAATCGTCGTAAACCGGAATGATCTTGGCATCGATCTCTAAATATCCAGTAAGTTCTACAGGCCTGATCACAACCTCTTCTAAGGCAATCCCGAGTTCAGTCATTTTGACCTTTATCTCTCCGAAGCGCAATAAATCATTGGTAACACGAACGCGAATAGATTTGAATCCGAGGTAAGAGAAATAGAGGGTGTCGTTAACTTTAGCGGGAATTTTAAAGCTACCGTCTCGCTCAGAAACCGTACCGATCACCTGATTGAGGTTTACGATATTCACGTTCTCAAGGGCTTTGTCATCGGCATCGTTTTGTACAATACCTTGAACCATTTCTGTTTGCTCCTCCTGAGAGAGGGCAGAAAAAGAGATCAGCATCAATACAAAGCACCAGAAAGGTTTCATAGCAAGGGTCTTAAGCTCAAAAATACATATTAAGTATACAATTCTCATACCGCCGACCCCATATTTACAAAAAATTTAAGAATCTTATCGTCTTCGTCGCTTACCTCCAGTGCCTTTAGACTTGCCACCATCGCCTCTTGGCTTACCGCCTCCGCCTTTCTTTCTACCGCGTCTTCCGCCGAATTCTTCTTCAAATCGACCTCCGCCGCGCTTGCCTTGTTTGCGTGTTCTTGGCTGTTTGAATTTCTTTTTCCCATCAGAGGATTCTTTAAAACGTTTGCCTCCGCCTTTTCTGCGCTTTTCGGTAGTCGCTTCGACGACTATCTTACGTCCGTCTAGAACAAAGTCTTCAAAGGTGTCGATCACTCTTTTTACGTAGGGTTCCTCTACATTGAAGAAAGAAAAGCTTCCTTTTACGTCTACCTTGAACAGGCCATCATCTTTGATCTGTAATAGGTCTTTTAAAAAGTCCTTTAGCGTCATCCAACTAAAGTCGTCCTTAGCACCTACATTAATAAAGAAGCGCGTGCTGTTGCCACCGCTAGATACATTACCAACTTCTGGTACGTTGAGTTCTTTGGCGTTCTTGTAGTAATTGAAGAAACGGCTGAACTCCACACTAAAGATCTTTTTGATCAAGGTCTCCTTGTCAAAAGCACCGAGGCTTTCCATAATGGCCGGAACATAAGGCTCTATCTCCTTGTTCACGTCGGTTTGCTCGATCTTCTCTGCCAAATGCAAGAGTTGAATCTCACAGATCTCCATGCCGGTTGGTAAGGTCTTAACCTCAAACTGCTTGTGAATGATCTTTTCTATGGCTTTGATCTTACGCACTTCGCTTTTTGAAACCAAAACCATGGAAACTCCAGATTTTCCGGCACGTCCTGTACGTCCACTACGGTGCGTATAGGTTTCGATCTCGTCTGGCAACTGGTAGTTGATCACGTGGGTGATATCGTCCACATCAATACCGCGAGCGGCAACATCTGTGGCCACCAACATTTGTATCTGATTGGTTCGGAACGATTTCATTACCAGATCACGCTGATTCTGACTCAAGTCACCGTGCAGAGCAGCTGCGTTGTAGCCGTCTTCGATCAGCATTTCTGCTACTTTCTGGGTATCGCGCTTGGTTCTACAGAAAACAACCGAAAAGATGTTGGGATTAGCATCTGCTAGGCGCTTCAATGCTAAATAACGATCTCTGGCACTTATGAGGTAGTATTCGTGCTCTACGCGTTGTGCGCCACTGTTCTTTGTTCCTACGGTGATCTCTTTAGGATCGTACATGAACTGCTTGGCAATAGCGGCAACTTCTTTAGGCATGGTTGCGCTAAAGAGCCAGGTGCTTTTGTCTTCTGGTGTGTGAGAAAGGATCTCTTTGATGTCCTCGTAGAATCCCATGTTCAACATTTCATCGGCCTCATCTAAAACGCAGTACTCCACTTTTTTTATGACAGCAACACCGCGACCGATTAGATCTTTCATACGACCTGGAGTGGCTACAATGATCTGGGCACCGTTCTTTAGGTCCTTAGCTTGTCCTTGTACACTCGCACCGCCGTAAACGGCCACAATGTGTAAACCTTTAACGTGTTGTGAATAAGAGCGCAGCTCGTGGGTGATCTGCAGACAGAGTTCGCGCGTAGGCGCAATGATAAGCCCTTGGGTATTTCTACTTTTTGTATCGATCTTTTGGATCAGTGGAAAACCAAAGGCAGCAGTTTTTCCGGTCCCGGTTTGCGCTAAGGCAACCAAGTCGGTCTCTGATTGTAATAATAGGGGAATCGCTTTGGCCTGAACTTCGGTTGGTTTTTCAAAACCCATATCGGCCGTGGCCTGCAATAAAGGCGCAGACAGTCCTAATGCTTCAAATGCACTCATAGTTACTTGTATTTGCGTGTTGGTCGAAGCACGCGACAAGTAAACCCATTTAGCTTCGTGCAACACAGTTCCTCAACCCGAGGACTTTTCTGGCGCGAAAGTACGCTAAGTTTTTTGTTTCCAAGCTTTTTTGATGAAATAAAAAAGTTAGCGGACTAACGAAGTGTTTCTTGAGACCCAACCAAATTTTATAATTTGGAGTTTAACCTATAAAATTTGGTTGCTTTAGAAAAAAGTACGCTAAGTTTTTTGTTTCCAAGCTTTTTTGATGCAATAAAAAAGTTAGCGGACTAATGGAGCGTTTTTTGAAGCTCTTGCGGGTATTATGGTTTGATGAAGATTGGTCCTCTCTAAATACCCTTGAATGGGTATGGGTTTTCGTGATAAGAGATGTTAAGATTGAATATTAATCAATTAGGAAACTTTATCATGCGAAAAATTAAATACAATTTCACCTGTAAGGCAGTAACTCTTTTCTTTTTGCTATTCTCAAGTCTGTATACAGCTAAAGCACAGGAAAACACCGACAATTTGAAGCTTTTGGAGCCTCAGAAGATTAGCCCCCCAAGTAGTGTATTGTATCTCAATATTGGAAGTTTAGGTACTTATACTTCGGCAACTCTAAATTATGAGCATTTATTATGGAAGCCTACTAAAGGAGTCTTTAAGAGCTATTACGCCAATTTTGATGTAGGAGTTTTTGCGGTTATTGATTTAATAAGTTCTGTAAATGAAGGACTTACCAGCACCGTGGGTATTGTTGGTTTAACAGGCAATAGGAATGGGCATTTTGAAGTTGGCATGGGCGTATCAACACTGTTTGATTCGCAGGGAGAAGTATATCCGGTGCCAGACGTAACGCTCGGATATCGTTATCAAAGAGAAAGCGGCTTTATGTTTAGAACCGG encodes:
- a CDS encoding carboxypeptidase-like regulatory domain-containing protein, with protein sequence MKPFWCFVLMLISFSALSQEEQTEMVQGIVQNDADDKALENVNIVNLNQVIGTVSERDGSFKIPAKVNDTLYFSYLGFKSIRVRVTNDLLRFGEIKVKMTELGIALEEVVIRPVELTGYLEIDAKIIPVYDDYRYAIAGLDRGYEGGSQQPGAVGKVLSAIFNPADFLYNVFGKRPKQMRKLRQMKADDNIRNLLQSKFDRETLMAVLQLERNDLDMILNNCNYSDQFIRTANDLQILDAISECYEQYKVLNRN
- a CDS encoding fasciclin domain-containing protein; the encoded protein is MKKIATFVLAGMFISACAQNKQNNDTAEVASAEVETVTDAKVADTPPTIVGVAAGNDAFSTLVAAVKAAGLVETLSGEGPFTVFAPTNDAFGKLPAGTVEGLLKPEAKGTLTAVLTYHVVAGKFEAAAVVDAIKKNNGKFEVKTVQGGTITLSLEGGNVVLTDATGAKSTVIIPDVAASNGVIHAIDSVVMPQ
- a CDS encoding DEAD/DEAH box helicase is translated as MSAFEALGLSAPLLQATADMGFEKPTEVQAKAIPLLLQSETDLVALAQTGTGKTAAFGFPLIQKIDTKSRNTQGLIIAPTRELCLQITHELRSYSQHVKGLHIVAVYGGASVQGQAKDLKNGAQIIVATPGRMKDLIGRGVAVIKKVEYCVLDEADEMLNMGFYEDIKEILSHTPEDKSTWLFSATMPKEVAAIAKQFMYDPKEITVGTKNSGAQRVEHEYYLISARDRYLALKRLADANPNIFSVVFCRTKRDTQKVAEMLIEDGYNAAALHGDLSQNQRDLVMKSFRTNQIQMLVATDVAARGIDVDDITHVINYQLPDEIETYTHRSGRTGRAGKSGVSMVLVSKSEVRKIKAIEKIIHKQFEVKTLPTGMEICEIQLLHLAEKIEQTDVNKEIEPYVPAIMESLGAFDKETLIKKIFSVEFSRFFNYYKNAKELNVPEVGNVSSGGNSTRFFINVGAKDDFSWMTLKDFLKDLLQIKDDGLFKVDVKGSFSFFNVEEPYVKRVIDTFEDFVLDGRKIVVEATTEKRRKGGGKRFKESSDGKKKFKQPRTRKQGKRGGGRFEEEFGGRRGRKKGGGGKPRGDGGKSKGTGGKRRRR
- a CDS encoding serine hydrolase, yielding MRAHIAYCFLLLLPLFSCQDELVDPLQAALDSNDPAIRRVMNNLEAHEVQIALSVVNTSADFLQFDEYEFQVNDSVYFYPASTVKFPMAVITLEQLDDNGFIDLDATINVNGDSISSTFRKDIRDIFAVSSNEAYNRLYEYLGKDFVNQRMQELGIDKFRLAHRLSTANADDIMLKGLTFKGSEANEIFIGEGYQMQALEALELEKTLKGVGYFKNDSLIKAPMDFAYKNFYPIRSMHNTMRRVVFPEYYSSEQQFDLSPELHQFLLESMQLLPKEAGFTSQEYYDSYVKFFLYGDSKAPMPDDITILNKVGYAYGYLTDCAYIMDTTNEISFILTATVHVNENGIFNDDNYQYDEVGVPFLAALGRQIHQQLIAKK